From Carassius auratus strain Wakin chromosome 22, ASM336829v1, whole genome shotgun sequence, a single genomic window includes:
- the LOC113040319 gene encoding uncharacterized protein LOC113040319 — protein sequence MFGRIWFCLCLWHMVGVFADSVAVKSVYVKEGDSVFLQTNTELQTNDEIMWTFGHPETLIAEIIKLFERFSTYDVLDGKFRDRLKLDHQTGSLTITSTRNTDSGLYGVQIIRNRTVISYRFNVTLSGVFADSDAVKSVSVMEGESVTLQTNTELQADDVIMWTFELPQALIADIDTKHITFSTFDVLDGKFRDRLKLDHQTGSLIITNTRNTDSGLYGVTIRSRTDITYRFNLIVSDSVRCCDSAEAVIRLVVTALVGVAAAAATVVLVYDIRSRKAEQVA from the exons ATGTTTGGCAGaatttggttctgtttgtgtttgtggcatATGGTTG gtgtgtttgctgaTTCAGTTGCAGTGAAGTCAGTGTATgtgaaggagggagattcagtcttTCTACAGACTAACACTGAACTACAGACAAATGATGAGATAATGTGGACATTTGGACATCCAGAGACTCTTATAGCTGAAATCATTAAACTTTTTGAAAGATTCTCCACAtatgatgttcttgatgggaaattcagagacagactaaagctggatcatcagactggatctttGACCATCACAAGCAccagaaacacagactctggCCTTTATGGAGTGCAGATCATCAGGAACAGGACAGTGATATCATACAGATTCAATGTTACTCTCTCTG gtgtgtttgctgaTTCAGATGCAGTGAAGTCAGTCTCTGTGATGGAGGGAGAGTCAGTCACTCTACAGACTAACACTGAACTACAGGCAGATGATGTGATAATGTGGACATTTGAGCTTCCACAGGCTCTTATAGCTGACATCGATACAAAGCATATAACTTTCTCCACATTTGATGTTCTTGATGGgaaattcagagacagactgaagctggatcatcagactggatctctgatcatcacaaacaccagaaacacagactctggactttatggaGTAACCATCCGGAGCAGGACAGATATCACATACAGATTCAATCTTATCGTCTCTG actctgTTCGATGTTGTGATTctgctgaagctgtgatccgattggtcgtcACTGCTCTGGTGGGTGTGGCTGCAGCTGCTGCCACTGTtgttctggtttatgacatcagatcaaGGAAAGCTGAACAAGTTGCctga